In the Solanum pennellii chromosome 5, SPENNV200 genome, one interval contains:
- the LOC107018862 gene encoding putative late blight resistance protein homolog R1A-3, with protein MERGKENEGQTKGEDNKSLVSSVVLHEDIVNLIDFIERLSNGYVLTSLDIDQIEDLTLELTFVSAFCHLYYSFFSEGCSDEMSCISNEIHDLVQSLLHRHGEDMVVNMNYHDLFENIKSYISYAEPSRVTTTEEDRLVELLDAILMYLQYLPKLYSEFIFTSMTQYELLQNVFGNLRDFHRLKVNGCVEYETIEYVIPHLLYCQLDGLDESDVSRVNPKLANLLVEVIPVELEVMHICCTNLKGSKSEEVGRFINQLVEASPDILRESLIHLQEHMVSAVTPSASTCNIHVMIEFLLIIVTDMPTDVIRHEKLFVLLARVRELTKEVFILVRNLEENMNATSGTGLNLLENIELLKEDLKNVFLKACADSSQLRFPMSDGPLFMTLLLTNLNDLVNSNACSVALIKEEIKQVKEDLETIRSFFGYAEQELHRDLWTRVLDVAYEAKHVINSILARYHGLLQLIFILPDTVEKIKLVKKEVQEKIPKSSSIIAANAPNKPVERNSLSTVGKIIVGFEEETEWIIRKLTSGPAEIDVISIVGMPGLGKTTLAYRVYNDKSIVDHFDVCAWCTVDQEHNEKKLLQKIFNQVIGLKERFNEKDIDDEVADKLRKQLFGKRYLIVLDDIWDTATFDELTRPFPELQKGSRVILTSRKKEVALHGKCHSDPLYLRLLRSEESWELLEKSVFGEERCPDELKDVGEKIARKCDGLPLVLDLISGVISRKEKKETLWLEVLNNLSSFIFKDEEEVVKIIQLSYDHLSDHVKPCLVYLASYPKDEDIRISELKALWISQGLVQQIVMKSAEEVVDELISSSLVIPFDNSICKIHDLVHDFCYIKSRKEKLLHFIGGSKAPSSSSSDLMPRGMIIRFDKYLFHFNEIFVVFDPEMKNPYVKHLLSLKIDEHCLPYNSHLKHLRLLQSLDLHDITLTDSLLNEIGMLVHLKYLFIQTKSKALPPSFSNLCNLETLLVDNSEGSYILSPCFWSLAKLRDVRINACSFYDPYINEPTVLAEDSRLENLRTLHELYLQGSEDTENIFKRFPNLKNLRVCIEQLSDCSAEKICFPRLDVLNELEELRLYSFNEYTHGFPSSLKKMRLQGLALTFDSMSRIARLPNLQKLSLEDAIIEEGKEWNMEDVTFQNLKFLKLGRVEFSEWQVDAEKSFPVLEKLDINCCDKLMEIPDSFGDIASLKLINVWYSPQLKESIFNIKEYVEEMTGEDKLEVHFHGR; from the exons ATggaaagaggaaaagaaaatgaaggacAAACAAAAGGGGAAGATAACAAATCATTG GTGTCATCCGTTGTACTTCACGAGGATATTGTCAATCTTATAGATTTCATAGAGAGGTTAAGTAATGGGTATGTTTTAACTTCGCTTGACATAGATCAAATTGAAGATTTGACATTGGAGCTGACGTTTGTATCCGCATTTTGTCATCtttattattctttcttttcgGAAGGTTGTAGCGACGAAATGTCTTGCATATCAAATGAGATTCATGATCTTGTTCAGTCACTTTTGCATCGACATGGAGAAGACATGGTCGTTAATATGAATTATCATGACCTCTTTGAGAATATCAAAAGTTATATTAGCTATGCTGAACCAAGTCGTGTAACCACGACCGAGGAGGATCGTTTGGTTGAACTTTTGGATGCCATCCTCATGTATCTCCAATATCTACCCAAGTTGTATTCTGAGTTTATTTTTACATCAATGACTCAATATGAGCTTCTTCAGAATGTATTTGGCAATTTACGAGATTTCCATAGGTTGAAAGTAAATGGTTGCGTTGAGTATGAGACAATCGAATATGTCATACCCCATCTTTTGTATTGTCAACTTGACGGATTAGATGAATCAGATGTCTCTCGAGTTAACCCCAAGCTAGCTAATCTACTTGTGGAGGTTATTCCTGTTGAACTGGAGGTTATGCACATATGTTGTACAAATTTGAAAGGTTCAAAGTCGGAAGAAGTTGGACGTTTCATCAATCAGCTCGTAGAAGCCTCTCCGGACATTCTTAGAGAATCTCTGATTCATCTACAAGAGCACATGGTTAGTGCTGTTACTCCTAGTGCTTCTACGTGTAACATTCATGTCATGATAGAGTTCCTATTGATTATTGTTACTGACATGCCAACAGACGTTATTCGTCATGAAAAATTGTTTGTTCTCTTGGCACGTGTTAGAGAACTTACCAAGGAGGTATTCATTCTTGTTCGCAACTTAGAAGAGAATATGAACGCAACAAGCGGTACAGGTCTAAACTTGCTGGAAAATATTGAACTCCTCAAGGAAGATCTCAAGAATGTTTTCTTGAAAGCCTGTGCAGACTCATCTCAGCTCCGCTTCCCCATGAGTGATGGACCGCTCTTCATGACTCTTCTACTCACAAACTTAAATGACTTGGTCAATTCAAATGCTTGTTCAGTTGCTTTgataaaagaagaaattaagCAGGTGAAAGAAGACCTGGAAACTATAAGATCGTTCTTCGGGTATGCTGAGCAAGAGTTGCATAGAGATCTTTGGACTCGTGTTCTAGATGTGGCATATGAGGCGAAACATGTCATTAACTCAATTCTTGCCCGATATCATGGTCTATTGCAGCTTATCTTCATACTTCCTGATACCGTAGAAAAGATCAAGCTTGTCAAAAAAGAGGTACAAGAGAAGATCCCCAAGAGCAGCAGTATTATTGCTGCAAACGCTCCCAACAAGCCGGTTGAAAGAAACTCATTGAGTACAGTTGGTAAAATAATTGTAGGTTTTGAGGAGGAGACAGAGTGGATAATTAGGAAGCTCACCAGCGGACCAGCTGAGATAGATGTCATTTCCATAGTCGGCATGCCAGGGCTTGGAAAAACTACTTTGGCATACAGAGTGTATAATGATAAGTCCATTGTTGATCATTTCGATGTTTGTGCTTGGTGCACAGTCGACCAGGAACATAATGAGAAAAAGTTGTTGCAGAAAATTTTCAATCAAGTTATTGGTTTGAAAGAAAGATTCAATGAGAAGGACATAGATGATGAAGTTGCTGATAAGCTGCGGaaacaactatttggaaaacgGTACCTTATTGTCTTGGATGACATATGGGATACTGCAACATTCGATGAGCTAACAAGACCTTTTCCTGAATTACAGAAAGGAAGCAGAGTTATTTTAACAAGTCGGAAAAAGGAAGTTGCTTTGCATGGAAAATGCCACAGTGATCCTCTTTATCTTCGATTGCTAAGATCAGAAGAAAGTTGGGAGTTATTAGAGAAAAGTGTATTCGGAGAAGAACGTTGCCCTGATGAACTAAAGGATGTCGGAGAAAAGATAGCTCGTAAGTGTGATGGGCTTCCTTTAGTACTTGATCTAATCAGTGGAGTCATTTCAAggaaggaaaagaaagaaactttGTGGCTTGAAGTTCTCAATAATTTGAGTTCCTTTATTTTTAAGGATGAAGAGGAGGTTGTGAAGATTATACAAttaagttatgaccatttgtcAGATCACGTAAAGCCGTGTTTGGTTTACCTTGCAAGTTATCCAAAGGATGAAGATATAAGGATCTCTGAGTTGAAAGCTCTGTGGATTTCTCAAGGACTCGTGCAGCAGATTGTGATGAAAAGTGCAGAAGAAGTAGTGGATGAGTTAATTTCCAGTAGCTTGGTAATACCTTTCGATAATTCTATTTGCAAAATTCATGATCTTGTGCATGACTTTTGTTATATAAAATCTAGAAAGGAAAAGTTGCTTCACTTCATAGGAGGTTCAAAAGCTCCGTCTTCCTCTTCTTCGGATCTTATGCCACGTGGAATGATCATTCGTTTTGATAAATATCTATTTCATTTCAATGAAATTTTTGTCGTGTTTGATCCAGAAATGAAGAATCCTTATGTTAAACACCTCCTCTCTCTGAAGATTGATGAGCATTGTCTTCCCTACAACAGTCACCTAAAACACTTGAGGCTTCTTCAAAGTTTGGATTTACACGACATAACATTGACTGATTCTTTGCTGAATGAAATTGGTATGCTCGTTCATTTGAAGTACTTATTCATTCAGACGAAGTCAAAAGCTCTCCCTCCGTCATTTTCAAACCTCTGCAATCTAGAAACTCTGTTGGTGGATAACTCAGAGGGATCATACATCCTATCGCCTTGTTTTTGGAGTCTTGCAAAGCTACGAGATGTGCGCATCAACGCTTGTTCTTTCTATGACCCATACATCAACGAACCAACTGTGTTAGCCGAGGACTCAAGGTTAGAAAATTTGAGAACATTACATGAGCTCTACCTTCAAGGTTCAGAAGACACGGAGAATATTTTCAAAAGGTTTCCTAATCTTAAAAACCTTAGAGTCTGTATCGAACAACTATCAGATTGTTCAGCAGAGAAGATTTGTTTTCCAAGATTGGATGTCCTTAACGAACTTGAAGAACTCCGTTTATATTCATTCAATGAATATACACACGGCTTCCCTTCGAGCTTGAAGAAAATGAGGTTGCAAGGGCTCGCTCTGACATTCGATTCAATGTCAAGAATCGCTAGACTACCCAACCTTCAAAAACTAAGTCTAGAAGACGCAATCATCGAGGAGGGGAAAGAATGGAACATGGAAGATGTCACCTTCCAGAAtctcaaatttctaaaattgGGTAGGGTGGAATTTTCTGAATGGCAGGTTGATGCAGAGAAATCCTTCCCCGTGCTCGAGAAACTTGATATAAATTGCTGTGATAAGCTTATGGAGATCCCAGACAGTTTTGGAGATATTGCGTCATTAAAGTTGATCAATGTATGGTACAGCCCTCAGCTTAAAGAGTCGATCTTCAATATTAAGgaatatgttgaagaaatgaCCGGAGAAGACAAGCTTGAGGTACACTTCCATGGTAGATGA
- the LOC107019114 gene encoding synaptotagmin-4-like produces the protein MGLITGILMGMIFGVGLMAAWKYMTSYRSTRRSSKAVEVNLMSSLSRDDLKKMCDDKFPEWISFPVYEQVKWLNKQLSKLWPFVAEAAEAIIKESVEPLLEDYRPPGITSLKFSKLSLGTVSPKIEGIRVQKFKKDQITMDIDLRWGGDPNIVLGVQAAMVASIPIQLKDLQVYTIVRVIFQLAEEIPCISAVVVALLSEPKPRIDYTLKTVGGSLTALPGISDMIDDTVNSIVTDMLEWPHRIVVPIGVGVDTSDLELKPQGKLIVTVVRANSLKNHEMIGKSDPYAVVYIRPLFKLKTKTINNNLNPVWDQTFELIAEDKETQSLILEVFDKDVGQDQRMGVTKLPLNELVAETAKEIELRLLPKLDMLRVKDKKDRGTITVKVLYHEFNKEEQLAALEREKQILEERKRLKAEGVIGSTMDALDGAASLVGTGLGAGVGLVGTGLGAGAGMVGSGLGAVGSGLSKAGKFMGKTLTGQSSHSRKKSGSHSRVNSVQENGGAKPL, from the exons ATGGGGTTGATTACTGGGATTCTTATGGGAATGATCTTTGGGGTTGGTTTAATGGCTGCTTGGAAATACATGACGAGTTATCGAAGCACTAGACGAAGTTCAAAG GCAGTGGAGGTTAATCTAATGAGCTCCCTCAGTAGGGACGATCTAAAGAAAATGTGTGACGATAAATTTCCTGAATGGATATCATTCCCAGTTTATGAACAG GTCAAATGGTTGAACAAACAATTGAGCAAACTTTGGCCATTTGTTGCTGAG GCAGCCGAGGCTATAATAAAAGAATCTGTTGAACCTCTTTTAGAAGACTATCGACCTCCTGGGATTACTTCATTGAAGTTCAGTAAATTGTCCTTGGGAACTGTGTCACCTAAAATTGAAG GTATTCGtgttcaaaaatttaaaaaagatcaAATTACTATGGATATTGATCTTCGATGGGGTGGTGATCCCAATATCGTTTTAGGTGTGCAAGCTGCAATGGTTGCTTCTATACCCATTCAG ttaaaagatcttcAGGTCTACACAATTGTTCGTGTTATCTTCCAACTAGCTGAAGAAATTCCTTGCATCTCTGCCGTTGTTGTTGCTTTACTCTCTGAG CCAAAGCCAAGAATTGATTATACTTTGAAGACTGTTGGTGGTAGTTTAACAGCTCTTCCTGGAATTTCGGATATGATTGAT GACACAGTAAACTCGATTGTTACTGATATGCTAGAATGGCCCCATAGAATTGTCGTTCCAATTGGCGTAGGTGTGGATACTAG TGATTTGGAGCTTAAGCCTCAGGGAAAGCTTATAGTGACCGTAGTCAGGGCTAATAGCTTAAAGAATCATGAAATGATTGGAAAATCTGATCCGTATGCAGTTGTATATATTCGTCCACTATTTAAGCTTAAGACGAAAACCATCAATAACAACCTAAATCCGGTTTGGGACCAGACGTTTGAGTTGATTGCAGAAGACAAGGAGACTCAATCTCTTATCCTAGAG GTATTTGATAAAGACGTTGGTCAAGATCAGCGGATGGGGGTTACAAAGTTGCCTCTGAATGAGCTGGTAGCGGAGACTGCGAAGGAAATTGAATTAAGGTTACTGCCAAAACTTGACAtgcttagagtcaaagataAGAAAGATAGAGGAACTATCACAGTGAAG GTATTGTATCATGAGTTCAACAAAGAAGAGCAGTTAGCTGCTCTGGAGAGAGAGAAGCAGATCctagaagaaagaaagaggcTGAAGGCAGAAGGTGTCATCGGGAGCACTATGGATGCCCTTGACGGAGCAGCATCACTCGTAGGCACGGGGCTTGGTGCAGGAGTAGGTCTTGTCGGAACAGGGCTAGGTGCGGGTGCAGGGATGGTAGGTAGTGGCCTTGGAGCTGTTGGAAGTGGCCTAAGCAAAGCCGGTAAGTTTATGGGGAAGACTCTCACGGGGCAATCGAGCCATTCTAGGAAGAAGAGTGGTTCCCATAGTCGAGTAAACTCTGTTCAAGAAAATGGAGGTGCAAAGCCACTCTAG